A genomic region of Denticeps clupeoides chromosome 17, fDenClu1.1, whole genome shotgun sequence contains the following coding sequences:
- the il34 gene encoding interleukin-34 isoform X2, whose product MVRSSAWNLGALLGLLLALPVWMSSTPPDLCKALNTVKSSLSLANRLRYMKQNFPINYTIRVHYEEVFKLKNISRLRRKVEGLVDGDLQETWLRVNLGVLKKIKVVLLPGKHPSSNYTSNLHKLFLNVEQIYPSREDPPERIQRIWDVLASSTIKEKERATPKSLLDSCYQTMHCLFSDCFPRKEGEPDYCLRAHWRGEKRTKLQKA is encoded by the exons ATGGTCCGATCCTCAGCCTGGAACCTGGGAGCTCTGCTGG GTTTGCTCTTGGCTCTGCCAGTTTGGATGAGCTCCACCCCACCGGACCTCTGCAAAGCTCTCAACACGGTGAAGAGCAGCCTCAGCTTGGCCAACCGATTACGCTACATG AAGCAAAACTTTCCCATTAATTACACCATTCGGGTTCACTATGAAGAGGTCTTCAAGCTGAAGAACATCAGTCGGCTG AGGCGGAAAGTGGAAGGTCTGGTAGATGGGGACTTGCAGGAGACATGGCTGCGGGTGAACCTTGGGGttctaaagaaaataaaagtggtGCTGCTGCCTGGTAAACACCCCTCTTCCAATTACACCTCCAACCTCCACAAGTTATTCCTGAATGTGGAGCAAATCTACCCTAGCAGG GAGGATCCTCCAGAGCGAATACAACGCATATGGGATGTATTAGCAAGTTCTACAATAAAGGAGAAGGAAAGGGCCACGCCCAAATCCTTGCTGGACAGCTGCTACCAGACCATGCACTGTCTCTTCAGCGACTGCTTTCCGAGGAAGGAGGGCGAGCCTGACT actgTCTCCGGGCTCATTGGCGAGGGGAGAAAAGGACGAAATTGCAAAAGGCCTGA
- the il34 gene encoding interleukin-34 isoform X1, translated as MVRSSAWNLGALLGLLLALPVWMSSTPPDLCKALNTVKSSLSLANRLRYMKQNFPINYTIRVHYEEVFKLKNISRLRRKVEGLVDGDLQETWLRVNLGVLKKIKVVLLPGKHPSSNYTSNLHKLFLNVEQIYPSRVSTEEDPPERIQRIWDVLASSTIKEKERATPKSLLDSCYQTMHCLFSDCFPRKEGEPDYCLRAHWRGEKRTKLQKA; from the exons ATGGTCCGATCCTCAGCCTGGAACCTGGGAGCTCTGCTGG GTTTGCTCTTGGCTCTGCCAGTTTGGATGAGCTCCACCCCACCGGACCTCTGCAAAGCTCTCAACACGGTGAAGAGCAGCCTCAGCTTGGCCAACCGATTACGCTACATG AAGCAAAACTTTCCCATTAATTACACCATTCGGGTTCACTATGAAGAGGTCTTCAAGCTGAAGAACATCAGTCGGCTG AGGCGGAAAGTGGAAGGTCTGGTAGATGGGGACTTGCAGGAGACATGGCTGCGGGTGAACCTTGGGGttctaaagaaaataaaagtggtGCTGCTGCCTGGTAAACACCCCTCTTCCAATTACACCTCCAACCTCCACAAGTTATTCCTGAATGTGGAGCAAATCTACCCTAGCAGGGTAAGCACTGAG GAGGATCCTCCAGAGCGAATACAACGCATATGGGATGTATTAGCAAGTTCTACAATAAAGGAGAAGGAAAGGGCCACGCCCAAATCCTTGCTGGACAGCTGCTACCAGACCATGCACTGTCTCTTCAGCGACTGCTTTCCGAGGAAGGAGGGCGAGCCTGACT actgTCTCCGGGCTCATTGGCGAGGGGAGAAAAGGACGAAATTGCAAAAGGCCTGA
- the siah1 gene encoding E3 ubiquitin-protein ligase Siah1 isoform X2, with protein sequence MDEEMSRQTAPALPTGNSKSAPSQRVPTLSGTTASNSDLASLFECPVCFDYVLPPILQCQSGHLVCSNCRPKLTCCPTCRGPLGSIRNLAMEKVANSVLFPCKYASSGCEVTLPHTDKAEHEELCEFRPYSCPCPGASCKWQGSLDAVMPHLLHQHKSITTLQGEDIVFLATDINLPGAVDWVMMQSCFGFHFMLVLEKQEKYDGHQQFFAIVQLIGTRKQAENFAYRLELNGHRRRLTWEATPRSIHEGIATAIMNSDCLVFDTSIAQLFAENGNLGINVTISMC encoded by the coding sequence AAATGAGTCGCCAGACCGCCCCAGCACTGCCCACAGGAAACTCTAAGAGCGCACCCTCTCAACGCGTGCCCACCCTGTCAGGCACCACGGCGTCCAACAGCGACTTGGCCAGCCTGTTCGAGTGCCCGGTCTGCTTCGACTATGTGCTGCCGCccatcctgcagtgccagagcGGCCACCTGGTCTGCAGCAACTGCCGGCCCAAGCTCACGTGCTGCCCCACCTGCCGAGGCCCGCTGGGCTCCATCCGCAACCTGGCCATGGAGAAGGTGGCCAACTCCGTTCTCTTCCCCTGCAAGTACGCCTCGTCCGGCTGCGAGGTGACCCTGCCACACACTGACAAGGCGGAGCACGAGGAGCTGTGCGAGTTCCGGCCGTACTCCTGCCCGTGCCCCGGCGCCTCCTGCAAGTGGCAGGGCTCTCTGGACGCGGTGATGCCTCACCTGCTGCACCAGCACAAGTCCATCACCACGCTGCAGGGGGAGGACATAGTCTTCCTGGCCACGGACATCAACCTGCCGGGCGCGGTGGACTGGGTCATGATGCAGTCCTGCTTCGGCTTCCACTTCATGCTGGTGCTGGAGAAGCAGGAGAAGTACGACGGACACCAGCAGTTCTTCGCCATCGTGCAGCTCATCGGCACACGCAAGCAGGCTGAGAACTTCGCCTACCGCCTGGAGCTCAAcggccaccgccgccgcctcaCCTGGGAGGCCACGCCCCGGTCTATCCACGAGGGCATCGCCACGGCGATAATGAACAGCGACTGCCTGGTGTTTGACACATCTATCGCCCAGCTATTTGCCGAAAACGGTAACCTGGGCATCAACGTTACCATATCCATGTGCTGA